One Synechococcus sp. CC9605 genomic window carries:
- a CDS encoding beta-ketoacyl-ACP synthase III, with protein MVEPLSTTRGVLFRGSGSATPSRSISNAELGQRVETSDEWIRSRTGIAARRVVNSDESLAELSGLAAERALEMAGWSADSLDLILLATSTPDDLFGSAPRLQARLGAINAAAFDLTAACSGFLFAVVTAAQYLRSGAMRRILVVGADQLSRWVNWDDRRSCVLFGDAAGAVVLEATENGQDDLDGFLLRSDGSRGEVLQLPQVSQRQPLVGDASHQCGGFEPIQMNGQEVYKFAVREVPAILEKLLVQDGVAADSLDWLLLHQANQRILDAVADRFSVPSEKVLSNLAHYGNTSAATIPLMLDEAVRDGRIQPGHRIASSGFGAGLSWGAALFRWSGPA; from the coding sequence TTGGTCGAGCCGCTCAGCACAACCAGGGGGGTGTTGTTCCGAGGGTCCGGCAGCGCGACGCCCAGCCGCTCGATCAGCAACGCTGAACTTGGCCAGCGGGTTGAGACGAGTGACGAATGGATCCGCAGTCGCACTGGTATTGCCGCGCGACGTGTGGTCAACAGCGACGAATCCCTTGCAGAACTGAGCGGACTGGCGGCGGAACGGGCTTTAGAGATGGCCGGTTGGTCGGCTGACAGCCTCGATCTCATCCTGTTGGCCACCTCCACTCCAGACGACTTGTTTGGTTCAGCGCCACGGCTGCAGGCTCGCCTCGGCGCCATCAATGCCGCGGCCTTTGATCTCACCGCAGCCTGCAGCGGATTTCTTTTCGCCGTTGTCACCGCCGCCCAGTACCTGCGCAGTGGGGCGATGCGCCGCATCCTCGTGGTGGGGGCCGATCAACTCAGCCGCTGGGTGAACTGGGACGATCGACGCTCCTGTGTTCTCTTCGGTGATGCGGCAGGTGCCGTGGTGCTGGAAGCGACAGAGAACGGCCAGGACGATCTCGATGGATTCCTGCTTCGCTCCGATGGCAGCCGCGGCGAGGTGCTCCAGCTCCCCCAGGTGAGCCAGCGCCAGCCCTTGGTGGGGGACGCCAGCCATCAGTGCGGCGGCTTCGAACCCATCCAGATGAACGGGCAGGAGGTCTACAAATTCGCGGTGCGGGAGGTGCCAGCGATTCTCGAGAAGCTGCTTGTACAGGATGGTGTCGCCGCAGATTCCCTCGATTGGCTGCTGCTGCATCAGGCCAACCAGCGCATCCTTGATGCGGTGGCGGATCGGTTCTCGGTGCCCTCTGAAAAAGTGCTGAGCAACCTGGCCCACTACGGCAACACCTCGGCAGCCACCATCCCCCTGATGCTGGATGAAGCCGTGCGGGATGGACGCATCCAACCCGGCCACCGCATCGCCAGCAGTGGGTTCGGCGCGGGATTGAGCTGGGGTGCAGCCCTCTTCCGCTGGAGCGGGCCCGCCTAA
- the radA gene encoding DNA repair protein RadA, with translation MPKSTAVFVCQVCGARARQFFGRCPECASWNSLVEQSQPADDGRRRRSAPDPEVAAAPRRSTAMASLEDQPLQRLATGSAEFDRVLGGGLVPGSLVLVGGDPGIGKSTLLLQSASAMAAGASVLYVSAEESAQQVKLRWQRLAGGASELQLLAETDLELVLEELEALRPAVAIIDSIQALHDANLTSAPGSVGQVRECAAALQRLAKRQNISLLLVGHVTKEGMLAGPKVLEHLVDAVLTFEGDRFASHRLLRAVKNRFGATHELGLFEMQSGGLAEVGNPSELFLSDARASGVATIVACEGTRSLVVDLQALVNVTSYASPRRTATGIGTNRLHQILAVLEKHMGLPLSRFDCYLAVAGGLEVEEPAADLGVAAAVVASFRDLTLPAGTVLIGELGLGGQLRPVGQLELRIQEAARLGFQRAVVPRGSGLGDLASGLDLALLEADSVTEALVLALGQAVQPDQD, from the coding sequence GTGCCCAAATCCACCGCTGTTTTCGTCTGTCAGGTCTGTGGAGCCCGTGCCCGACAGTTTTTCGGCCGTTGCCCGGAGTGCGCTAGCTGGAATTCGCTGGTGGAGCAATCCCAGCCCGCCGACGATGGCCGTCGCCGCCGCAGTGCCCCGGATCCGGAGGTGGCGGCTGCGCCGCGACGGTCCACGGCCATGGCTTCGCTGGAGGATCAGCCGCTGCAGCGGCTAGCCACCGGGTCGGCGGAATTCGACCGCGTTCTGGGTGGTGGTCTGGTCCCCGGTTCGCTGGTGCTCGTGGGGGGCGATCCGGGCATTGGCAAGAGCACATTGCTGCTGCAGAGCGCCTCAGCGATGGCGGCCGGTGCATCCGTGCTCTATGTGAGTGCTGAGGAATCAGCCCAGCAGGTGAAGCTGCGCTGGCAGCGGCTTGCCGGGGGGGCGTCGGAGCTGCAGTTGCTGGCCGAAACCGATCTGGAACTGGTGCTGGAGGAGCTGGAGGCCCTGCGCCCCGCTGTAGCGATCATCGACAGCATTCAGGCTTTGCATGACGCCAATCTCACCAGTGCGCCGGGGTCGGTCGGTCAGGTGCGTGAATGTGCGGCTGCTCTGCAACGGCTGGCGAAACGTCAGAACATTTCATTGTTGTTGGTGGGCCATGTCACCAAGGAAGGCATGTTGGCCGGCCCGAAGGTGTTGGAACACCTCGTGGATGCGGTGCTCACCTTTGAGGGGGATCGCTTCGCCAGTCATCGCCTGCTGCGGGCCGTCAAGAACCGCTTCGGTGCAACCCATGAGTTGGGTTTGTTTGAGATGCAGAGCGGTGGCCTGGCCGAGGTGGGCAACCCCAGTGAGTTGTTCCTCAGCGATGCCCGCGCCTCCGGTGTCGCCACGATCGTGGCTTGTGAGGGCACGCGCTCATTGGTGGTGGATCTGCAGGCCTTGGTGAACGTCACCAGCTATGCCAGTCCGCGCCGCACGGCGACAGGGATCGGCACCAACCGTCTGCACCAGATCCTTGCGGTGCTGGAGAAGCACATGGGACTGCCGCTCTCCCGCTTCGACTGCTACCTCGCCGTCGCCGGTGGCCTGGAGGTGGAGGAACCTGCGGCGGATCTGGGGGTGGCGGCAGCAGTGGTGGCCAGCTTCAGGGATCTCACTCTGCCTGCGGGCACGGTGTTGATCGGCGAGCTTGGTTTGGGTGGGCAGTTGCGCCCTGTGGGGCAGCTGGAGCTTCGGATCCAGGAAGCGGCCCGGCTGGGGTTCCAGCGGGCCGTCGTTCCCCGGGGCAGTGGCCTAGGCGATCTGGCTTCAGGTTTGGATCTGGCTCTGCTGGAGGCCGACAGCGTCACCGAGGCCCTGGTGCTGGCACTCGGTCAGGCCGTGCAGCCTGACCAGGACTAA
- the rpaB gene encoding response regulator transcription factor RpaB, with product MTATAPTKETILVVDDEASIRRILETRLSMIGYNVVTACDGTEALELFPTCTPDLVVLDVMMPKLDGYGVCQELRKESDVPIVMLTALGDVADRITGLELGADDYVVKPFSPKELEARIRCLLRRVEKEQVAGIPNSGVIQVSDLRIDTNKRQVFRGDERIRLTGMEFSLLELLVSRSGEPFNRGEILKEVWGYTPERHVDTRVVDVHISRLRSKLEDDPANPELILTARGTGYLFQRIVDSVASEGP from the coding sequence ATGACGGCCACGGCTCCCACCAAGGAAACGATCCTCGTGGTCGACGACGAGGCATCGATCCGCCGGATCCTGGAAACCCGTTTATCCATGATCGGGTACAACGTCGTGACCGCCTGCGACGGCACCGAAGCTCTGGAATTGTTCCCCACCTGCACGCCCGACTTGGTGGTGCTGGACGTGATGATGCCAAAGCTGGACGGCTATGGCGTGTGCCAGGAGCTGCGCAAGGAATCCGATGTTCCCATCGTGATGCTGACGGCCCTCGGCGATGTGGCCGACCGGATCACCGGACTTGAGCTAGGCGCCGATGACTACGTGGTGAAGCCCTTCAGCCCGAAGGAGCTGGAGGCCCGCATCCGCTGCTTGTTGCGCCGGGTCGAGAAGGAGCAGGTGGCGGGCATTCCCAACTCCGGCGTCATCCAGGTCAGCGACCTGCGCATCGACACCAACAAACGCCAAGTGTTCCGTGGCGATGAACGCATCCGCCTAACGGGGATGGAATTCAGCCTGTTGGAACTGCTGGTGAGCCGTTCCGGTGAACCGTTCAACCGCGGCGAGATCCTTAAGGAAGTTTGGGGATACACCCCGGAACGCCACGTGGACACCCGAGTGGTGGATGTTCATATCTCTCGCCTGCGTTCCAAATTGGAGGATGATCCTGCCAATCCCGAGTTGATCCTCACGGCTCGGGGCACCGGCTATCTGTTCCAGCGCATCGTCGATTCCGTTGCCTCCGAAGGTCCCTGA
- a CDS encoding photosystem I assembly protein Ycf3 — translation MPRSNRNDNFIDKSFTVMADLIVKLLPINARSKEAYVYYRDGLSAQNDGDYAEALENYEEALKLEENSTDRSETLKNMAIIYMSNGEEERAIETYRKALEENPNQPSCLKNMGLIYEKWGRIAEEGGEQDSADRWFDQAADVWTQAVRLNPGGYLDIENWLKSTGRSNVDVYF, via the coding sequence GTGCCCCGCAGCAACCGCAACGACAACTTCATTGACAAGAGCTTCACGGTGATGGCGGACCTGATCGTCAAGCTGTTGCCGATCAATGCCCGCTCCAAGGAGGCCTACGTCTATTACCGGGATGGCCTCTCGGCCCAGAACGATGGTGACTACGCCGAAGCGCTGGAGAACTACGAGGAAGCCCTGAAGCTTGAGGAGAACTCCACCGACCGGAGCGAAACCCTCAAGAACATGGCCATCATTTACATGTCCAACGGCGAGGAGGAGCGGGCGATCGAGACTTACCGCAAGGCTCTCGAGGAAAACCCGAACCAGCCCTCCTGCCTGAAGAACATGGGGCTGATCTACGAAAAGTGGGGCCGCATCGCCGAGGAGGGCGGTGAGCAGGACTCAGCGGATCGCTGGTTTGACCAGGCCGCTGATGTCTGGACCCAGGCCGTGCGCCTCAATCCCGGCGGTTACCTCGATATCGAGAACTGGCTGAAGTCCACGGGCCGCAGCAACGTCGACGTTTACTTCTGA
- the tmk gene encoding dTMP kinase, with amino-acid sequence MTGRFIVLEGIDGCGKTTQIQHLLEWLPNSGLMPKGAAVVCTREPGGTPLGRSIRELLLHTSDQEAPAPTAELMLYAADRAQHVETLIRPALERGDWVISDRFSGSTLAYQGYGRGLDRDLIQRLEQIATAGLQPDITLWLRLSVQESLQRRLGDKEDRIEAEGAAFLERVAQGFAQLAEHRSWCAVAADQSASAVRAALERQLQEHLA; translated from the coding sequence ATGACCGGTCGCTTCATCGTTCTGGAGGGCATCGACGGCTGCGGCAAGACCACGCAGATCCAACATCTGCTCGAGTGGTTGCCCAACAGCGGTCTGATGCCGAAGGGCGCTGCTGTGGTCTGCACCCGTGAGCCGGGAGGCACTCCCCTGGGGCGCTCGATCCGTGAACTCCTGCTGCACACGTCAGACCAGGAGGCACCAGCTCCCACTGCTGAACTGATGCTGTACGCCGCCGATCGGGCGCAGCATGTTGAAACGTTGATCCGTCCTGCTCTGGAGCGTGGTGATTGGGTGATCAGCGATCGTTTCTCGGGATCGACCCTTGCCTATCAAGGCTATGGCCGTGGTTTGGATCGGGACTTGATTCAGCGGCTCGAACAGATCGCCACTGCGGGGCTGCAACCCGATATCACCCTGTGGCTGCGCCTTTCCGTTCAAGAGAGCCTGCAGCGTCGTCTCGGGGACAAGGAGGACCGCATCGAAGCCGAGGGAGCCGCATTCCTGGAGCGGGTTGCGCAGGGTTTTGCCCAGTTGGCTGAGCATCGCTCCTGGTGTGCAGTCGCTGCAGATCAGTCAGCCAGTGCTGTTCGTGCTGCTTTGGAACGTCAGCTTCAGGAGCATCTGGCTTGA
- a CDS encoding heavy metal translocating P-type ATPase: MSPVVQTVVLDVEGMKCGGCVRAVETTLLDQPGVQRADVNLVSRSAWLDLTAGEIDVDGVLKALADRGFPAKERSLDAPIGGMAAGQVLPGWWQQWRQLMVALVLLLLSVLGHVSEAGHLSLPLIGTLPFHAMLATVALLGPGRPILVGGVAAARAGAPSMDSLVGLGVSSAYLASLVALVWPQVGWPCFFNEPVMLLGFVLLGRFLEERARFRTGQALQQLAQLQPDTARLLLSDGTIREVRVGALRPGETVQLLAGDRIPVDGVVLEGASAVDVSSLTGEPLPLQAEPGTELSSGSLNLEATLVLQVTRVGAETALARIIRLVEQAQARRAPIQGLADRVAGRFCYGVIALAVATFLFWWLFGAQHWPEVLQASAPGMPMPQAMSHGMDHGHGMHHGGLGSGASTPMGLALQLSIAVLVVACPCALGLATPTVITVATGLAARRGWLFRGGDVIETAAGLNHVVFDKTGTLTLGRPLVTDVYGDDPDHLLQLAASLEQSSRHPLAYALLQEAQGRELALLDCDDVRTVSGQGLEGHVDGASARVLVGKPDWLLDKGVAIAPAAQDWLAAAEGSVVAVAVGDALMGLVQIEDQLRPDVAPALQRLRSHGLALSVFSGDRQAAVQRLGQQLGFAAQDLGWQMLPEQKLQRLEQLRQTELVAMVGDGINDAPALAAADLGIAIGTGTQIAQDSAGLVLLGDRLDNLPEALGLARRTLVKVRQNLFWAFGYNLIVLPVAAGALLPSHGVLLSPPLAALLMALSSITVVLNALALRLP; the protein is encoded by the coding sequence GTGAGCCCTGTGGTTCAGACCGTCGTCCTGGATGTGGAAGGGATGAAGTGCGGCGGTTGCGTCCGCGCTGTGGAAACCACCCTGTTGGATCAGCCCGGTGTCCAGCGCGCCGATGTGAATTTGGTCAGCCGCTCGGCCTGGCTCGATCTCACCGCCGGTGAGATCGATGTGGATGGTGTCTTGAAAGCCCTTGCAGACAGGGGCTTTCCAGCCAAGGAGCGTTCCCTGGATGCGCCGATTGGAGGGATGGCTGCCGGGCAGGTGCTGCCGGGCTGGTGGCAGCAATGGCGACAGCTGATGGTGGCCCTGGTGCTGCTGTTGCTGTCGGTTCTGGGACATGTCAGCGAGGCAGGGCATCTGTCGCTGCCTCTGATCGGCACCCTGCCCTTCCACGCCATGTTGGCCACGGTGGCGCTGCTGGGACCGGGCCGTCCAATCCTGGTGGGTGGAGTTGCGGCCGCTCGAGCAGGGGCTCCCAGCATGGATTCCCTTGTGGGCCTGGGGGTAAGCAGTGCCTATCTGGCCAGCCTCGTGGCCTTGGTCTGGCCCCAGGTGGGTTGGCCTTGCTTTTTCAATGAACCGGTGATGTTGCTGGGGTTCGTCCTGCTGGGGCGTTTCCTGGAGGAACGGGCCCGTTTTCGGACCGGTCAGGCCCTGCAGCAACTGGCCCAGCTCCAGCCGGACACCGCGCGGCTGCTCTTGAGCGACGGGACGATCCGTGAGGTGCGCGTGGGCGCTCTAAGGCCTGGTGAAACCGTCCAGTTGCTGGCCGGTGACCGCATCCCGGTAGATGGGGTGGTGCTTGAGGGGGCCTCGGCCGTTGATGTGTCCAGCCTCACCGGCGAGCCCCTCCCTCTGCAGGCCGAGCCCGGCACGGAGTTGTCCTCAGGAAGCCTCAATTTGGAGGCAACTCTGGTGCTGCAGGTCACCCGTGTTGGTGCTGAAACGGCCCTGGCCCGGATCATTCGTCTAGTGGAGCAGGCCCAGGCCCGTCGGGCGCCCATCCAGGGCCTGGCCGATCGTGTTGCAGGCCGCTTCTGCTACGGCGTGATCGCCTTGGCCGTCGCCACGTTTTTGTTCTGGTGGTTGTTCGGGGCCCAGCACTGGCCTGAGGTTCTGCAGGCTTCAGCACCTGGGATGCCCATGCCCCAAGCGATGTCCCATGGGATGGACCATGGCCATGGCATGCATCACGGTGGCTTGGGCAGTGGCGCCAGCACCCCGATGGGTCTGGCCCTGCAACTGTCGATCGCGGTGCTGGTGGTCGCCTGCCCCTGTGCCCTCGGTTTGGCGACCCCCACCGTGATCACCGTGGCCACCGGCCTGGCGGCACGGCGTGGCTGGCTGTTTCGCGGTGGCGATGTGATTGAAACCGCCGCGGGGCTGAATCATGTGGTCTTCGACAAGACCGGCACCCTCACCTTGGGTCGCCCTCTGGTGACCGATGTGTACGGGGACGACCCGGATCATTTGTTGCAGCTCGCGGCCAGCCTGGAGCAAAGCAGCCGACATCCCTTGGCCTATGCCCTGCTGCAGGAGGCCCAGGGCCGGGAGCTGGCTCTGCTGGACTGCGACGACGTTCGCACCGTCTCCGGCCAGGGACTGGAGGGTCACGTGGATGGTGCCTCAGCTCGGGTGCTTGTGGGCAAGCCCGACTGGTTGCTGGACAAGGGTGTTGCCATCGCCCCCGCAGCCCAGGACTGGCTTGCCGCCGCTGAAGGCTCGGTGGTGGCTGTGGCGGTGGGAGATGCCCTGATGGGCCTGGTGCAGATCGAGGATCAGCTGCGTCCGGATGTGGCACCGGCACTGCAACGCCTACGCTCTCACGGTCTGGCGCTTTCGGTGTTCAGTGGTGATCGGCAGGCCGCTGTGCAGCGCCTTGGTCAGCAGCTGGGCTTTGCTGCCCAGGATCTGGGCTGGCAGATGCTGCCGGAGCAGAAGCTGCAACGCCTCGAGCAACTACGGCAGACGGAGCTGGTGGCGATGGTGGGCGACGGCATCAACGATGCTCCGGCGCTGGCCGCGGCTGATCTTGGGATTGCCATCGGCACCGGTACCCAGATCGCTCAGGACTCTGCTGGCTTGGTGTTGCTTGGCGATCGCCTCGACAACCTGCCCGAAGCTCTCGGCCTGGCCCGCCGCACCCTGGTGAAGGTGCGGCAGAACCTGTTCTGGGCCTTCGGTTACAACCTCATTGTTCTCCCGGTCGCCGCCGGTGCTCTGCTCCCCAGCCATGGGGTGCTGTTGTCGCCCCCGCTGGCGGCGCTGCTGATGGCCCTGAGTTCGATCACTGTGGTGCTCAACGCCCTGGCTCTTCGCTTGCCATGA
- a CDS encoding DNA polymerase III subunit delta' — protein MSALFEDLIGQPLAVDLLSAALAQGRVAPAYLFAGPEGVGRQLAAVRFFEGLLADGQPSVRERRRLLERNHPDLLWVEPTYQHQGRLLTRAEAEEAGLSRRTPPQLRLEQIRDIGRCLARQPVEAKRGMVVIEAAEAMAEAAANALLKTLEEPGHGVLILLTSAPERLLSTIRSRCQLIRFLRLNQEAMALVLERTGAKAHDAPELLALAAGSPGALIDHRRSLAGLPEELVQRLDSLPATPMEALALARDLCEALDGEQQLWLIGWWQHQLWRSGSSALRLKRLDTLRAQLLSFVQPRLAWEVALLDLIPSVS, from the coding sequence TTGAGCGCGCTGTTTGAGGATCTGATCGGCCAGCCCCTTGCTGTTGATCTGCTCTCGGCAGCCCTGGCCCAGGGACGCGTGGCCCCGGCCTACCTCTTTGCCGGCCCTGAAGGGGTAGGACGCCAGTTGGCGGCGGTGCGTTTTTTCGAGGGACTGCTGGCCGATGGTCAGCCCTCGGTGCGGGAACGCCGACGCCTGTTGGAGCGCAATCACCCTGACCTGCTTTGGGTCGAACCCACGTATCAGCATCAGGGCCGTTTGCTGACCCGCGCCGAAGCCGAGGAAGCGGGGCTCAGCCGCCGCACCCCGCCCCAGTTGCGGTTGGAGCAGATCCGCGACATCGGTCGCTGTCTGGCCCGGCAGCCGGTGGAGGCGAAGCGCGGCATGGTCGTGATTGAGGCCGCGGAGGCGATGGCGGAAGCGGCGGCCAATGCCCTGCTGAAAACGCTGGAGGAACCCGGCCATGGGGTGCTGATTCTGTTGACGTCAGCCCCCGAGCGGCTGCTCAGCACGATTCGATCCCGGTGTCAGTTGATTCGGTTCCTCAGGCTCAACCAAGAGGCCATGGCACTGGTGCTCGAGCGCACCGGTGCAAAAGCTCACGATGCCCCCGAACTTCTGGCCCTCGCCGCCGGGTCTCCAGGGGCTTTGATCGACCATCGGCGCAGCCTTGCTGGACTGCCCGAGGAGTTGGTTCAGCGCCTCGATTCGCTTCCCGCAACCCCAATGGAGGCGCTGGCGTTGGCGCGAGATCTTTGCGAAGCCCTTGATGGGGAGCAGCAATTGTGGTTGATCGGCTGGTGGCAGCACCAGCTCTGGCGTTCCGGCAGTTCCGCGTTAAGGCTGAAGCGCTTGGACACGCTGCGGGCTCAGCTGCTTTCGTTCGTTCAGCCGCGCTTGGCCTGGGAGGTGGCGCTACTCGACCTCATCCCATCCGTTTCCTAG
- the fabD gene encoding ACP S-malonyltransferase, with protein MAIAWVFPGQGSQKVGMAEALLSIDGSRERFAMASELLGRDLLAICQGESGGGDGPDDLNDTRNTQPALFVIESLLADNLQQQGREPALVAGHSLGELVALYSAGVFGLETGLQLMKTRSELMASAGGGAMTAVIGFDRAQLDDLVAATDGVSIANDNSDAQVVISGSPEAVEGVSGALKCKRAIPLAVSGAFHSPFMAQAAERFAAELDNVPFLDARVPVLSNSAASASTSADELKQRLKQQMTTGVRWRETMAAMTDSGVDTLVEIGPSNVLSGLAKRSMSGVTTAQISGAGDLGQ; from the coding sequence ATGGCGATCGCCTGGGTCTTTCCCGGTCAGGGCTCTCAAAAGGTGGGCATGGCAGAAGCGCTGCTCAGCATCGATGGCAGCCGCGAGCGTTTCGCCATGGCGTCCGAGCTGCTGGGGCGCGACCTGCTGGCGATCTGCCAGGGGGAAAGCGGCGGTGGTGATGGGCCGGATGACCTCAACGACACCCGCAACACCCAGCCCGCCCTGTTCGTGATCGAATCGTTGCTGGCCGACAACCTTCAGCAGCAGGGCCGCGAGCCTGCGCTGGTGGCCGGCCACAGCCTGGGGGAGCTGGTTGCTCTGTACAGCGCAGGGGTGTTTGGGCTGGAGACCGGTCTGCAGCTGATGAAAACCCGCTCAGAACTGATGGCGAGCGCCGGGGGCGGCGCCATGACGGCAGTGATCGGCTTCGATCGTGCTCAGCTGGACGACCTGGTAGCCGCCACGGACGGCGTCAGCATCGCCAACGACAACAGTGATGCCCAGGTGGTGATCTCGGGCTCTCCAGAGGCCGTAGAAGGCGTGAGTGGAGCCCTGAAATGCAAGCGCGCCATCCCTCTGGCCGTCTCCGGAGCCTTCCACTCCCCGTTCATGGCGCAGGCGGCTGAGCGCTTCGCCGCCGAGCTGGACAACGTGCCCTTCCTCGATGCCCGCGTTCCGGTGCTCAGCAACAGCGCCGCCAGCGCCAGCACCAGTGCAGACGAGCTCAAACAGCGCTTGAAGCAGCAGATGACCACCGGCGTGCGCTGGCGCGAAACCATGGCGGCCATGACCGACAGCGGCGTGGACACCCTGGTGGAAATCGGTCCGAGCAACGTGCTCAGCGGCCTGGCCAAACGCAGCATGAGCGGGGTCACCACCGCCCAGATCTCCGGGGCAGGAGACCTCGGACAGTGA
- the plsX gene encoding phosphate acyltransferase PlsX encodes MPPKVPDPTPAPQPRHKTNRPRAIRRLVIWYRRNAAVTTIVDGAANSATAAGSMAGTVAETVVSGAGTVASSVLQPLGFDPLRWLQGGTDTDEIDDAKRLWVAVDGMGGDHAPGPILEGCLDAIDRLPLKIRFVGEIERVMAAANSLGLREALETARAAGHLDLVASGPSIGMDDEATAVRRKRDASINVAMDLVKKGKAEAVYSAGNSGAVMASAIFRLGRLKGIDRPAIGALFPTKDPGKPVLVLDVGANMDCKPTFLHQFALLGNIYSRDVLQVKRPRIGLLNIGEEECKGNDLSLKTHELLRDESRLHFAGNCEGRDVLSGDFDVVVCDGFTGNVLLKFLESVGSVLLGVLRAELPRGRRGKVGSAFLRSNLKRIKKRLDHAEHGGALLLGVNGISVIGHGSSKALSVVSALRIAHSAASHGVMEDLAKLQQGCD; translated from the coding sequence TTGCCTCCGAAGGTCCCTGATCCCACCCCGGCACCTCAGCCGCGGCACAAGACCAACCGTCCTCGGGCGATCCGTCGCCTGGTGATTTGGTACCGGCGCAACGCCGCCGTAACAACCATCGTTGATGGTGCTGCCAACTCAGCGACGGCAGCTGGCTCGATGGCAGGCACCGTGGCAGAAACCGTTGTGTCGGGAGCCGGGACGGTGGCCAGCAGCGTGCTCCAACCGCTGGGGTTCGATCCCCTGCGCTGGCTGCAGGGGGGCACCGATACCGATGAGATCGACGATGCAAAGCGTCTCTGGGTGGCCGTCGATGGCATGGGTGGTGACCATGCGCCGGGGCCGATCCTGGAGGGATGCCTGGACGCCATTGACCGGCTGCCACTGAAGATCCGCTTCGTGGGGGAAATCGAACGGGTGATGGCCGCCGCCAACAGCCTGGGCCTGCGCGAAGCCTTGGAGACTGCGCGGGCCGCCGGACATCTGGATCTGGTGGCCAGTGGCCCCTCCATCGGCATGGATGACGAGGCCACGGCGGTGCGGCGCAAACGGGACGCCAGCATCAATGTGGCCATGGACCTCGTGAAGAAAGGCAAGGCCGAGGCGGTGTACTCCGCCGGCAATTCCGGTGCGGTGATGGCTTCGGCGATTTTTCGGCTGGGACGGCTGAAGGGCATCGACCGCCCCGCCATCGGTGCCCTTTTCCCCACCAAGGATCCAGGCAAACCGGTCTTGGTGCTCGATGTGGGGGCCAACATGGATTGCAAACCCACCTTCCTGCACCAGTTCGCCCTGCTGGGGAACATCTACAGCCGGGACGTACTTCAGGTGAAACGCCCACGCATCGGGCTGCTGAACATTGGCGAGGAAGAGTGCAAGGGGAACGATCTCTCCCTGAAGACCCACGAATTGCTGCGGGACGAATCCAGGCTCCACTTCGCAGGCAACTGCGAAGGCCGGGATGTGCTGTCGGGCGATTTTGATGTGGTGGTCTGCGATGGGTTCACCGGCAATGTGCTGCTGAAGTTCCTGGAGTCCGTCGGCAGTGTTCTGCTGGGAGTGCTACGGGCGGAGTTACCCCGAGGGCGTCGCGGCAAGGTTGGATCAGCGTTTTTACGCAGCAACCTCAAACGCATCAAGAAGCGACTCGACCATGCCGAGCACGGTGGTGCTCTGCTGCTGGGCGTGAACGGCATTTCCGTCATCGGCCACGGCAGCAGCAAGGCCCTCTCGGTGGTCAGTGCCTTGCGCATTGCCCACTCCGCAGCCAGCCATGGGGTGATGGAGGATCTCGCCAAGCTGCAACAGGGTTGTGATTGA
- a CDS encoding response regulator transcription factor: protein MKPCILLIEDDQDMRDLVSGHLEHSGFDVQRADDGIKGQALALQYTPDLILLDLMLPKVDGLTLCQRLRRDDRTAGIPILMLTALGGTKDKVSGFNSGADDYLTKPFDLEELQARVKALLRRSDRAPVGSTNHNEILSYGPLTLVPERFEAIWFDQPVRLTHLEFELLHCLLQRHGQTVAPSLILKEVWGYEPDDDIETIRVHVRHLRTKLEPDPRKPRFIKTVYGAGYCLELPTSAQMDGLEDVVAMAREERKQQGDRASA, encoded by the coding sequence ATGAAGCCCTGCATCCTGCTAATCGAAGATGACCAGGACATGCGCGACCTGGTCAGCGGCCATTTGGAGCACAGCGGCTTCGATGTGCAGCGCGCCGACGATGGCATCAAGGGTCAGGCTCTTGCGCTCCAGTACACCCCTGATCTGATCCTGCTGGATCTGATGCTGCCCAAGGTGGACGGCCTCACCCTGTGTCAGCGCCTGCGGCGCGACGATCGAACCGCTGGGATTCCGATCCTGATGCTCACGGCTCTTGGCGGCACCAAGGACAAGGTGAGCGGTTTCAACTCAGGAGCCGACGATTACCTGACCAAACCATTCGACCTGGAAGAGCTTCAGGCGAGGGTCAAAGCTCTGCTTCGTCGCAGTGACCGGGCGCCCGTTGGATCCACCAACCACAACGAAATCCTCAGCTACGGGCCGCTCACTCTGGTGCCCGAGCGCTTTGAAGCCATCTGGTTCGATCAACCCGTGCGGCTCACCCACCTGGAGTTCGAGCTGCTCCATTGCCTGCTTCAGCGTCACGGTCAGACCGTTGCCCCCTCGTTGATCCTCAAAGAGGTGTGGGGCTACGAGCCCGATGACGACATCGAGACCATTCGCGTGCACGTGAGGCACCTGCGCACCAAGCTGGAGCCCGATCCCCGCAAGCCACGCTTCATCAAGACGGTGTATGGAGCGGGCTACTGCCTGGAACTGCCCACCAGCGCCCAGATGGACGGCCTGGAGGACGTGGTGGCCATGGCCCGCGAAGAGCGCAAGCAGCAGGGCGATCGTGCCTCGGCTTAA